In Nocardioides conyzicola, one genomic interval encodes:
- the folK gene encoding 2-amino-4-hydroxy-6-hydroxymethyldihydropteridine diphosphokinase, with protein sequence MTETPNPNIVDTDTLTGEMRPIRRAVLALGSNLGERMASLQGAVNALADTPDVWITGVSPVYETEPVDSPAEAKNYLNAVVLMDTTLAASRLMDRALAIEDAFERERSEVRNAPRTLDVDLIVVGDRRSDEESLRLPHPRAHERAFVLRPWLDVDPTAELPEHGAVADLLDRADQSGIKVREDLVLEIQ encoded by the coding sequence GTGACTGAGACCCCGAACCCCAACATCGTCGACACCGACACGTTGACCGGTGAGATGCGACCGATCCGGCGTGCCGTCCTGGCGCTCGGGTCCAACCTCGGGGAGCGGATGGCCAGCCTCCAGGGGGCGGTCAACGCGCTGGCGGACACGCCCGACGTCTGGATCACCGGCGTCTCGCCGGTCTACGAGACCGAGCCGGTCGACAGCCCGGCCGAGGCGAAGAACTACCTCAACGCCGTCGTGCTCATGGACACCACGCTCGCCGCCTCGCGCCTGATGGACCGCGCCCTGGCGATCGAGGACGCGTTCGAGCGCGAGCGCAGCGAGGTCCGCAACGCACCGCGGACCCTCGACGTCGACCTCATCGTCGTCGGCGACCGCCGCAGCGACGAGGAGTCGCTCCGGCTCCCGCACCCGCGGGCCCACGAGCGCGCGTTCGTGCTGCGGCCGTGGCTCGACGTCGACCCGACGGCCGAGCTGCCCGAGCACGGTGCCGTCGCCGACCTCCTCGACCGGGCCGACCAGAGCGGCATCAAGGTCCGTGAGGACCTGGTCCTCGAGATCCAGTGA
- the folB gene encoding dihydroneopterin aldolase produces MTDELAVLGIECFGHHGVFEFEKREGQVFVIDLVLGVDTAPAAASDDLRDTVDYGSLVASVKAAVEKDPVDLIETLAQRIADVCLLDDRVEWARVTVHKPNAPIDATFSDVALTITRKGRP; encoded by the coding sequence ATGACCGACGAGCTGGCCGTCCTGGGGATCGAGTGCTTCGGTCACCACGGCGTCTTCGAGTTCGAGAAGCGCGAGGGGCAGGTCTTCGTCATCGACCTGGTCCTCGGCGTCGACACCGCACCCGCTGCGGCGAGCGACGACTTGCGGGACACGGTCGACTACGGAAGTCTCGTGGCCTCGGTGAAAGCCGCCGTGGAGAAGGACCCGGTCGACCTGATCGAGACCCTCGCCCAGCGGATCGCGGACGTCTGTCTCTTGGACGACCGTGTTGAATGGGCGCGGGTGACGGTCCACAAGCCGAACGCACCCATCGACGCGACGTTCTCGGACGTGGCGCTGACGATCACCCGGAAGGGCCGCCCGTGA
- the folP gene encoding dihydropteroate synthase, producing the protein MVTTPVLMGVVNVTPDSFSDGGRWLEADAAIAHGRELVAAGADIIDIGGESTRPGATRPLVTEELDRVVPVIGALVADGATVSVDTMRSEVAEAAISAGATIVNDVSGGLADPRMYAVVAGAGTTYVAMHWRAHADHMRDFAVYDGPGGVVTAVRDELAARVDAMLAAGIEGDRIVLDPGLGFAKRPEHNWALLRDLGPLQGLGFRLLVGASRKSFLGTLLASDGSPRPVGEREHANTALTVLLAQQGVWGLRVHDVRAAKDALRVLERLDQVEATQ; encoded by the coding sequence ATGGTCACGACCCCGGTGCTCATGGGCGTCGTCAACGTCACGCCCGACTCGTTCTCCGACGGCGGGCGCTGGCTGGAGGCGGACGCCGCGATCGCCCACGGGCGGGAGCTGGTCGCCGCGGGCGCCGACATCATCGACATCGGTGGCGAGTCCACCCGTCCGGGCGCGACCCGCCCCCTCGTCACCGAGGAGCTCGACCGGGTGGTGCCCGTGATCGGTGCGCTGGTCGCCGACGGGGCGACGGTGTCGGTCGACACCATGCGCTCCGAGGTGGCCGAGGCGGCGATCTCCGCGGGGGCGACCATCGTCAACGACGTCTCGGGCGGCCTCGCGGACCCGCGGATGTACGCCGTCGTGGCCGGCGCCGGCACGACGTACGTCGCCATGCACTGGCGGGCCCATGCCGACCACATGCGCGACTTCGCCGTGTACGACGGGCCCGGCGGGGTCGTCACGGCCGTCCGCGACGAGCTCGCGGCGCGGGTCGACGCGATGCTGGCCGCGGGCATCGAGGGGGACCGGATCGTGCTCGACCCCGGCCTCGGCTTCGCGAAGCGCCCGGAGCACAACTGGGCGCTGCTTCGCGACCTCGGCCCCCTCCAGGGCCTGGGGTTCCGCCTGCTGGTGGGGGCGAGCCGCAAGTCGTTCCTCGGTACGCTCCTGGCCTCCGACGGGTCGCCCCGGCCGGTCGGGGAGCGGGAGCACGCCAACACCGCTCTCACCGTGCTGCTCGCGCAGCAGGGTGTGTGGGGGCTGCGCGTGCACGACGTACGCGCCGCGAAGGACGCCCTCCGAGTGCTGGAGCGGCTGGACCAGGTGGAGGCGACGCAATGA
- the folE gene encoding GTP cyclohydrolase I FolE encodes MTDSIRPDERRPEDIPAFDQPRAEAAVRELLIAIGEDPEREGLLETPARVARAYAEVTAGIRMTPEDVLTTTFDIGHDEMVLVRDIELWSMCEHHLVPFTGVAHVGYIPAASGKITGISKLARLVDVYAKRPQVQERLTTQVADALVDLLEARGVIVVIEAEHLCMTMRGVKKAGARTITSAVRGTMRSNSTTRAEAFALINSRR; translated from the coding sequence ATGACCGACTCGATCCGTCCCGACGAGCGGCGCCCGGAGGACATCCCGGCGTTCGACCAGCCGCGCGCGGAGGCCGCCGTGCGCGAGCTGCTGATCGCCATCGGCGAGGACCCCGAGCGCGAGGGCCTGCTGGAGACCCCGGCCCGGGTGGCGCGGGCGTACGCCGAGGTCACGGCCGGGATCCGGATGACCCCCGAGGACGTCCTCACGACGACGTTCGACATCGGTCACGACGAGATGGTCCTGGTCCGCGACATCGAGCTGTGGTCGATGTGCGAGCACCACCTGGTGCCCTTCACCGGCGTGGCGCACGTCGGCTACATCCCGGCGGCGTCCGGCAAGATCACCGGCATCTCCAAGCTCGCCCGGCTGGTCGACGTCTACGCCAAGCGGCCGCAGGTGCAGGAGCGACTGACCACCCAGGTCGCCGACGCGCTGGTCGACCTCCTCGAGGCCCGCGGCGTCATCGTCGTGATCGAGGCCGAGCACCTCTGCATGACCATGCGGGGCGTGAAGAAGGCCGGCGCCCGCACCATCACGTCGGCCGTGCGCGGCACGATGCGCTCCAACTCCACGACCCGCGCCGAGGCGTTCGCGCTGATCAACAGCCGGCGCTAG
- the ftsH gene encoding ATP-dependent zinc metalloprotease FtsH gives MKRIFKGPWLWIVLAVVGVLIALQYLAPSGGYDEIESSKMESNISSGAVKEITFVDGGDQQIKATLDNGDKVMSFWLAGTQDTIRDAVQKQVDEGTIEKYTVDVPKPSLLGSILATLLPFALIIFLFLFLMNQVQGGGGRGVMQFAKSKAKLISKDMPKTTFTDVAGCEEAIEELGEIKEFLQEPAKFQAVGAKIPKGVLLYGPPGTGKTLLARAVAGEAGVPFYSISGSDFVEMFVGVGASRVRDLFEQAKENAPAIVFIDEIDAVGRHRGAGMGGGHDEREQTLNQLLVEMDGFDVRGGVILIAATNRPDVLDPALLRPGRFDRQIAVDAPDLSGRHQILKVHSRGKPMSSDIDLLSVARRTPGFTGADLANVLNEAALLTARGNQKLITNGALDEAIDRVIAGPQRRTRLMSEKEKLITAYHEGGHALVAAALPGTDPVHKITILPRGRALGYTMVLPDEDKYSQTRSQMLDSLAYMLGGRAAEEMVFHDPTTGAGNDIEKATSLARAMVTQYGMTESLGAIKLGDSTSEPFLGRDMGHQRNYSEDVAAKIDDETKKFLAVAHQEAFEILEENRDVLDTLVLELFDKETLDKEQVARIFEPLRRRPERPAWTGSDRRVPSSIPPVEIPQWIKDRTTAHAAAFAASNGDGPKETEEGPGAILTPPGSGGDVHGDPGVQGSGAEPPR, from the coding sequence GTGAAGCGCATATTCAAGGGTCCATGGCTGTGGATCGTCCTCGCGGTGGTGGGCGTGCTCATCGCCCTGCAGTACCTCGCGCCCAGCGGCGGGTACGACGAGATCGAGTCCTCCAAGATGGAGAGCAACATCTCCAGCGGCGCCGTCAAGGAGATCACCTTCGTCGACGGCGGTGACCAGCAGATCAAGGCGACCCTCGACAACGGCGACAAGGTCATGTCGTTCTGGCTCGCCGGCACGCAGGACACGATCCGCGACGCCGTGCAGAAGCAGGTCGACGAGGGCACGATCGAGAAGTACACCGTCGACGTGCCGAAGCCCAGCCTGCTCGGCTCGATCCTCGCCACGCTGCTGCCCTTCGCGCTGATCATCTTCCTGTTCCTGTTCCTGATGAACCAGGTCCAGGGTGGTGGCGGCCGCGGCGTCATGCAGTTCGCCAAGTCCAAGGCCAAGCTGATCTCCAAGGACATGCCGAAGACGACGTTCACCGACGTCGCCGGCTGCGAGGAGGCCATCGAGGAGCTCGGCGAGATCAAGGAGTTCCTCCAGGAGCCCGCCAAGTTCCAGGCCGTCGGCGCCAAGATCCCCAAGGGCGTGCTGCTCTACGGACCTCCCGGCACCGGCAAGACCCTGCTCGCACGCGCCGTCGCCGGCGAGGCGGGCGTCCCCTTCTACTCGATCTCCGGCTCCGACTTCGTCGAGATGTTCGTCGGCGTGGGTGCGTCCCGCGTCCGCGACCTCTTCGAGCAGGCCAAGGAGAACGCCCCGGCGATCGTCTTCATCGACGAGATCGACGCCGTCGGTCGCCACCGAGGCGCCGGCATGGGCGGCGGCCACGACGAGCGCGAGCAGACGCTCAACCAGCTGCTCGTCGAGATGGACGGCTTCGACGTCCGCGGCGGCGTCATCCTGATCGCCGCGACCAACCGGCCCGACGTGCTCGACCCGGCGCTGCTGCGCCCCGGTCGCTTCGACCGCCAGATCGCCGTCGACGCCCCCGACCTGTCCGGTCGCCACCAGATCCTCAAGGTGCACTCCCGCGGCAAGCCGATGTCCTCCGACATCGACCTGCTGTCGGTGGCGCGTCGTACGCCGGGCTTCACCGGTGCCGACCTCGCCAACGTGCTCAACGAGGCCGCGCTGCTCACGGCGCGGGGCAACCAGAAGCTGATCACCAACGGCGCCCTGGACGAGGCGATCGACCGCGTGATCGCCGGCCCGCAGCGGCGTACCCGCCTGATGAGCGAGAAGGAGAAGCTCATCACGGCCTACCACGAGGGCGGGCACGCCCTCGTCGCCGCGGCGCTGCCCGGCACCGACCCGGTGCACAAGATCACGATCCTCCCGCGCGGTCGCGCGCTCGGCTACACGATGGTGCTGCCCGACGAGGACAAGTACTCCCAGACCCGCTCGCAGATGCTCGACTCGCTGGCCTACATGCTCGGCGGCCGGGCCGCCGAGGAGATGGTGTTCCACGACCCCACGACCGGGGCCGGCAACGACATCGAGAAGGCCACCAGCCTGGCCCGCGCGATGGTCACGCAGTACGGCATGACCGAGTCGCTGGGCGCGATCAAGCTCGGCGACTCCACCTCCGAGCCGTTCCTGGGCCGCGACATGGGTCACCAGCGCAACTACTCCGAGGACGTCGCGGCGAAGATCGACGACGAGACCAAGAAGTTCCTCGCCGTCGCGCACCAGGAGGCCTTCGAGATCCTCGAGGAGAACCGCGACGTGCTCGACACGCTCGTGCTCGAGCTGTTCGACAAGGAGACGCTCGACAAGGAGCAGGTCGCGCGGATCTTCGAGCCGCTGCGCCGTCGTCCCGAGCGTCCCGCGTGGACCGGGTCCGACCGGCGCGTCCCGTCCTCGATCCCGCCGGTCGAGATCCCGCAGTGGATCAAGGACCGGACCACCGCCCACGCGGCGGCGTTCGCCGCGTCGAACGGTGACGGGCCGAAGGAGACCGAGGAGGGCCCCGGCGCGATCCTGACGCCGCCGGGCTCCGGCGGCGACGTGCACGGCGACCCCGGCGTCCAGGGCTCCGGCGCCGAGCCGCCGCGCTGA
- the hpt gene encoding hypoxanthine phosphoribosyltransferase, with amino-acid sequence MDAADVPDDLVNVLFTEEQIQGRLRELAVEIETDYAGKDLLIVGILRGAVMVMADLARSFSRHLEMDWMAVSSYGSGTKSSGVVRILKDLDTDISGRHVVIVDEIIDTGLTLSWLTANLASRTPASVEICTLLRKPEALTMQVDVKYVGWDIPNEFVVGYGLDYRERYRNLRDIGTLAPHVYS; translated from the coding sequence ATGGACGCAGCCGACGTACCGGACGACCTCGTCAACGTTCTCTTCACCGAGGAGCAGATCCAGGGGCGGCTGCGCGAGCTCGCGGTCGAGATCGAGACCGACTACGCGGGCAAGGACCTGCTGATCGTCGGCATCCTCCGCGGTGCGGTGATGGTGATGGCCGACCTCGCCCGCAGCTTCAGCCGGCACCTCGAGATGGACTGGATGGCGGTGTCGTCGTACGGCTCCGGCACCAAGTCCAGCGGCGTCGTCCGCATCCTCAAGGACCTCGACACCGACATCTCCGGCCGGCACGTGGTCATCGTCGACGAGATCATCGACACCGGACTCACCCTCTCGTGGCTGACCGCCAACCTCGCGTCGCGCACCCCCGCGAGCGTCGAGATCTGCACGCTGCTGCGCAAGCCCGAGGCGCTGACGATGCAGGTCGACGTGAAGTACGTCGGTTGGGACATCCCCAACGAGTTCGTCGTCGGCTACGGCCTCGACTACCGCGAGCGCTACCGCAACCTGCGTGACATCGGCACCCTGGCACCCCACGTGTACTCCTGA
- the tilS gene encoding tRNA lysidine(34) synthetase TilS has product MTLHPAVAAVRLGVRRALADVAPGRTVVVACSGGPDSTALLAATVFEGRKAGWHVIGATVDHDLQDGSADRAAALVARMAAIGADETLNARVHVEGGGLGPEAAARRARYAVLEEVGERFDAAAVLLGHTRDDQAETVLLGLARGSGGRSLAGMRRGYDRFVRPLLDVGRADTVTACLVEGLETWDDPHNEDPAYTRARVRHTVLPLLEEQLGPGVASTLARTADQLRSDMDYLDDLAETAYAELRSADGALPVAGLAGRPTPIRHRVLRLAALDAGAPASELFYEHVTAMDALLTDWHGQRWVDLPGPVRCSRSDGRLQLDPVR; this is encoded by the coding sequence ATGACTCTCCACCCGGCCGTCGCCGCCGTCCGTCTCGGCGTACGCCGAGCGCTCGCCGACGTCGCGCCGGGACGGACCGTCGTCGTCGCCTGCTCCGGCGGCCCGGACTCGACGGCGCTGCTGGCCGCCACCGTGTTCGAGGGGCGCAAGGCCGGCTGGCACGTGATCGGGGCGACCGTCGACCACGACCTCCAGGACGGGTCGGCCGACCGGGCCGCGGCCCTGGTCGCCCGGATGGCGGCGATCGGCGCGGACGAGACGCTCAACGCCCGGGTCCACGTGGAGGGTGGTGGCCTGGGACCGGAGGCCGCCGCCCGCCGCGCGCGGTACGCCGTCCTGGAGGAGGTCGGCGAGCGCTTCGACGCCGCCGCGGTGCTGCTCGGCCACACCCGCGACGACCAGGCCGAGACCGTCCTGCTCGGGCTCGCCCGGGGCTCCGGCGGTCGCTCGCTGGCCGGCATGCGGCGGGGCTACGACCGGTTCGTCCGCCCGCTCCTCGACGTCGGCCGGGCCGACACGGTCACGGCCTGCCTGGTCGAGGGCCTCGAGACCTGGGACGACCCGCACAACGAGGACCCGGCGTACACCCGGGCGCGGGTGCGGCACACCGTGCTGCCGCTGCTGGAGGAGCAGCTCGGACCCGGCGTCGCGAGCACCCTCGCCCGCACCGCCGACCAGCTCCGCAGCGACATGGACTACCTCGACGACCTCGCGGAGACGGCGTACGCCGAGCTCCGGTCGGCCGACGGCGCACTCCCGGTCGCCGGGCTCGCCGGCCGGCCCACGCCGATCCGGCACCGGGTGCTGCGGCTCGCCGCCCTGGACGCCGGTGCGCCCGCCTCGGAGCTCTTCTACGAGCACGTCACGGCCATGGACGCGCTGCTCACCGACTGGCACGGCCAGCGCTGGGTCGACCTGCCCGGGCCGGTCCGGTGCTCGCGGAGCGATGGTCGGCTGCAGCTCGACCCGGTCCGCTGA
- a CDS encoding zinc-dependent metalloprotease yields the protein MTNPRSGMVDWDLAVSIGSRLAGDGPSVTWTEAAAVVEELRDGANRSTGLVREFTGLEAAANTAPIVVVDRAGWVQANADGFATILAPIVDKLTGDKTPSRVAHAVGSRITGAEVGGLLGFLAGKVLGQFDPFFAPSGRLLLVAPNIVHVERELEVDPHDFRLWVCLHEETHRVQFTATPWLADHLLGEMHGIADSIEPSGLLDEGLGKIAAALKGGARGGSLLDVVSTPEQKEIVDRVTGVMSLLEGHADVVMDGVGPSVIPTVGDIRRKFTKRRKGVGVLDRTLRRVLGLDAKMAQYRDGAIFVRAVVDKAGMDEFNAVWERPDNLPTKAEIADPAAWISRVL from the coding sequence ATGACAAACCCGCGCTCGGGCATGGTCGACTGGGACCTCGCCGTCTCCATCGGCTCCCGGCTGGCCGGCGACGGCCCGTCCGTCACCTGGACCGAGGCCGCGGCGGTCGTGGAGGAGCTCCGCGACGGCGCCAACCGCTCGACCGGCCTGGTGCGTGAGTTCACCGGGCTGGAGGCGGCCGCCAACACCGCCCCGATCGTGGTCGTCGACCGGGCCGGCTGGGTGCAGGCCAACGCCGACGGGTTCGCGACCATCCTCGCCCCGATCGTCGACAAGCTCACCGGGGACAAGACGCCGTCGCGGGTCGCGCACGCCGTCGGCTCCCGGATCACCGGCGCCGAGGTCGGCGGCCTGCTCGGGTTCCTGGCCGGCAAGGTGCTGGGCCAGTTCGACCCGTTCTTCGCGCCGTCGGGCCGGCTGCTGCTCGTCGCGCCCAACATCGTCCACGTGGAGCGCGAGCTCGAGGTCGACCCGCACGACTTCCGGCTCTGGGTGTGCCTGCACGAGGAGACCCACCGGGTGCAGTTCACCGCGACGCCGTGGCTGGCCGACCACCTGCTCGGCGAGATGCACGGCATCGCGGACAGCATCGAACCCTCCGGGTTGCTCGACGAGGGGCTCGGCAAGATCGCCGCGGCACTCAAGGGCGGCGCCCGCGGCGGCAGCCTGCTCGACGTCGTCAGCACCCCCGAGCAGAAGGAGATCGTCGACCGCGTCACCGGCGTCATGTCCCTGCTCGAGGGCCACGCCGACGTCGTCATGGACGGCGTCGGGCCGAGCGTGATCCCGACCGTCGGCGACATCCGCAGGAAGTTCACCAAGCGCCGCAAGGGCGTCGGCGTCCTCGACCGCACCCTGCGCCGCGTGCTCGGCCTCGACGCCAAGATGGCGCAGTACCGCGACGGCGCGATCTTCGTCCGCGCCGTGGTCGACAAGGCCGGGATGGACGAGTTCAACGCCGTCTGGGAGCGTCCCGACAACCTCCCCACCAAGGCCGAGATCGCCGACCCCGCCGCCTGGATCTCCCGGGTCCTCTGA
- the dacB gene encoding D-alanyl-D-alanine carboxypeptidase/D-alanyl-D-alanine endopeptidase yields MGRRDARHGSRLAFWLPVIVVLALLGGAGTAYWVDRDQPDPSEEPEQVAAPAGLELPPLTDPSPVAVAATGTADPAKVRRALAPLLKDDDLGSHVLAVVTGLDGTSLLARGSGGAVPASTLKLLTATAALDTMGPDQTFATTVVSAGPRRIVLVGGGDPLLSASRPKPDDYPRPADVQTLARATAAQLSASGTTRIRLGYDASLFTGPDVSPHWPDSYIPDGVVAPIQSLWVDEGRPADGDGRVDDPAQAAATVFAAALTRAGIEVVGVPTPQTADPAAAELARVTSPPLSQIVEHTLLTSDNEAAEVLARQVALATGADASFTGGAAAVLDTVTGLGVPTSGARTYDGSGLSRDNRLAPATLTAVLDAAGSAEHPTLRPVLTGLPVAGFNGSLSERFTESSDKEGRGSVRAKTGTLTGVSGLAGTVTDRTGTPMVFAVLADHIALLDTLDARAALDDIASALAACRCAA; encoded by the coding sequence GTGGGCCGACGTGACGCACGCCACGGCTCGCGCCTCGCGTTCTGGCTCCCGGTGATCGTCGTGCTGGCGCTTCTGGGGGGCGCAGGTACGGCGTACTGGGTCGACCGCGACCAGCCCGATCCGTCCGAGGAACCGGAGCAGGTCGCCGCGCCGGCCGGGCTCGAGCTGCCGCCGCTGACCGACCCCAGCCCGGTCGCCGTCGCGGCGACCGGCACCGCCGATCCGGCGAAGGTACGCCGCGCGCTCGCGCCCCTGCTGAAGGACGACGACCTCGGCTCGCACGTGCTGGCGGTCGTCACCGGGCTCGACGGCACCTCGCTGCTCGCCCGCGGCAGCGGTGGCGCGGTCCCCGCGTCGACCCTCAAGCTGCTCACCGCCACGGCCGCCCTCGACACCATGGGCCCGGACCAGACCTTCGCGACCACCGTCGTCTCCGCCGGGCCGCGGCGGATCGTGCTCGTCGGCGGGGGAGACCCGTTGCTGTCGGCGAGCCGCCCGAAGCCGGACGACTACCCGCGGCCGGCCGACGTCCAGACCCTCGCCCGGGCGACTGCCGCCCAGCTCAGCGCCAGCGGGACCACCCGGATCCGGCTCGGGTACGACGCGTCGCTGTTCACCGGCCCCGACGTCAGCCCGCACTGGCCCGACTCCTACATCCCCGACGGCGTGGTCGCACCGATCCAGTCGCTCTGGGTTGACGAGGGCCGGCCGGCCGACGGCGACGGCCGGGTGGACGACCCGGCCCAGGCCGCGGCGACGGTGTTCGCCGCGGCGCTCACCCGCGCCGGCATCGAGGTCGTGGGTGTGCCGACGCCGCAGACGGCCGACCCCGCCGCCGCCGAGCTCGCGCGGGTCACCAGTCCCCCGCTCTCCCAGATCGTCGAGCACACCCTGCTCACCAGCGACAACGAGGCCGCCGAGGTGCTCGCCCGCCAGGTCGCCCTCGCCACGGGCGCCGACGCCAGCTTCACCGGCGGCGCCGCGGCCGTCCTGGACACCGTCACCGGGCTGGGGGTCCCCACCTCCGGCGCGAGGACGTACGACGGCAGCGGGCTGTCCCGCGACAACCGGCTCGCCCCCGCCACGCTCACCGCCGTGCTCGACGCCGCGGGCTCGGCGGAGCACCCGACGCTGCGCCCGGTGCTGACCGGTCTGCCCGTCGCCGGCTTCAACGGCTCGCTCTCGGAGCGGTTCACCGAGAGCTCCGACAAGGAGGGGAGGGGGAGCGTCCGGGCCAAGACCGGCACCCTCACCGGCGTCAGCGGCCTCGCCGGCACGGTGACCGACCGCACGGGCACGCCGATGGTCTTCGCCGTGCTCGCCGACCACATCGCGCTGCTCGACACCCTCGACGCGCGGGCCGCCCTCGACGACATCGCGTCGGCTCTCGCGGCCTGTCGCTGCGCGGCGTAG